The following nucleotide sequence is from Pseudomonas sp. S09G 359.
TAACAAGAACGAATGCCTAGCAGGAGAGCCGTATGAAGCAGACGCAGTACGTGGCCCGCGAGCCCGATGCGCAAGGTTTTATCCACTACCCGCCGGAAGAACACGCGGTGTGGAACACCCTGATCACGCGCCAGTTGAAAGTGATCGAAGGCCGCGCCTGCCAGGAATACCTGGACGGCATCGACAAGCTCGGCCTGCCCCTGGACCGCATTCCGCAACTGAGCGAAATCAATCAAGTGTTGGCCGAGACCACCGGCTGGCAAGTCGCCCGTGTCCCCGCGCTGATCCCCTTCCAGACATTCTTCGAATTGCTCGCCAGCAAGCAGTTTCCGGTGGCGACCTTTATTCGTACACGTGAAGAACTGGACTACCTGCAAGAGCCGGATATTTTCCACGAGATCTTCGGCCACTGCCCGCTGCTGACCAACCCCTGGTTCGCCGAATTCACCCATACCTACGGCAAGCTCGGCCTCGCGGCCACCAAGGAGCAACGGGTGTACCTGGCGCGCCTGTACTGGATGACCATCGAGTTCGGCCTGGTGGACACACCCGCCGGCCTGCGCATCTACGGTGGCGGGATTTTGTCGTCGCCCAAAGAGACCGTGTACAGCTTGTCCTCCGAGCCCGAGCACCAGGCGTTCGACCCGCTGGAAGCGATGCGCACGCCGTATCGCATCGACATCTTGCAACCGTTGTATTTCGTGCTGCCCGAGCTCAAGCGCCTGTTTGAAGTGGCGCAGGAAGACATCATGGGTATGGTCGAGCGCGGCATGCAGCTGGGTTTGCATGCGCCGAAATTTCCACCCAAGCCAAAGGCCGCTTGACCCTTACATTTTGAAGCCAGGTGCATCTGTTCCCTGGCCCTGCGTTGCTTTAGGGTGACGCTACTGACCTTCAACATTCGAATTCAGGACACCCACATGACCACCTTGAACCAAGCCCACTGCGAAGCCTGCCGCGCCGATGCCCCGCAAGTCAGCGATGAAGAACTGCCGGTGCTGCTCAAGCAGATCCCTGACTGGAACATCGAAGTACGCGACGGCGTGATGCAGCTGGAAAAGGTTTTCCTGTTCAAGAACTTCAAATTCGCCCTGGCCTTCACCAACGCCATGGGGGAAATCTCCGAAGCCGAAGGCCATCACCCAGGCCTGCTCACCGAATGGGGCAAGGTCACCGTGACCTGGTGGAGCCACTCCATCAAGGGCCTGCACCGCAACGACTTCATCATGGCCGCGCGCACCGACGAAGTGGCCAAGGACGCCGAGGGCCGCAAGTAATGCATTTCGATGCCATTGGCCGCGTGCCCGGCGACCCGATCCTGGGCCTGATGGACCTGTATGCCCAGGACCCCAACCCGAACAAGTTCGACTTGGGCGTGGGCGTTTATAAAGACGACCAGGGCCTGACGCCGATTCCCCGCTCGGTAAAACTCGCCGAGCAGCGCCTGGTCGACAGCCAAACCACCAAGACCTATATCGGCGGCCACGGCGATGCAGCCTTCGGCCGGCTGATCAGTGAGCTGGTGCTGGGCGCAGACTCCGCACTGCTGCGTGACCGCCGTGCCGGCGCCACCCAGACCCCAGGCGGCACCGGCGCATTGCGCCTGAGCGCCGACTTTATCGCCCACAGCCTGCCCGGCCGTGGCGTGTGGCTGAGCAACCCGACCTGGCCGATCCACGAAACCATCTTCGCCAAGGCCGGGATCAAGGTCAGCCACTACCCCTACGTAGGCGCGGACAACCGCCTGGATGTGCCGGCGATGCTGGCGACGCTGGCCACCGTGCCCAAGGGCGACGTGGTGTTGCTGCACGCCTGCTGCCATAACCCGACCGGCTTCGACCTGTCCCAGGACGACTGGCGCCAGGTGCTGCAGATCGTGCGCGAGCGCCAGCTGCTGCCATTGATCGACTTTGCCTACCAGGGCTTTGGCGACAGCCTGGAGCAGGACGCCTGGGCGGTACGGCTGTTCGCCGCCGAGCTGCCGGAAGTGCTGGTCACCAGCTCGTGCTCGAAGAATTTCGGCCTGTACCGCGACCGCGTCGGCGCGCTGATCGTGTGCACGGCGGATGCCGAAAAACTGACGGATGTACGCAGCCAGTTGGCGAATACCGCGCGCAACCTGTGGTCGACGCCGCCGGATCATGGTGCTGCCGTAGTCGCCACCATCCTCGGTGATGCCGAGCTGAAACAGCTGTGGAGCGACGAAGTCGAAGCCATGCGCTCGCGCATCGCACATCTGCGTTCCGGCCTGGTGGAAGCACTGGCGCCCCACGGGTTGTCGGAACGGTTTGCGCATATCGGCGCGCAGCGGGGGATGTTTTCCTATACCGGCTTGAGTGCCGAGCAGGTGAAGCTGCTGCGGGAGAAACACAGCGTGTATATGGTCAGTTCGGGGCGCGCGAGTGTCGCGGGTATTGATGCAACGCGTTTGACACTGCTGGCCGCCGCCATCGCCGACGTCTCCAACTGAAGAAACCTGGAACAAATGTGGGAGGGGGCTTGCCCCCGAATGCGGTGTGTCAGCCAGCTAATATATTGACTGATTCACCGCATTCGCGAGCAAGCCCGCTCCCACATTTGGATCGTGCCCGGCTCTAGCCCGCAACCATCTCGGCTTTAAGCTGCGCTTCCTTGGCCTGCGCATCCGCCAACCGATACAGCTCGATGCTGCCGTCCCAGTGCTCGATCAATGCCGTGCACGACTCCACCCAATCCCCGCAATTGAGGTAATCCACCGCGCCCACCTTGCGAATCTCGGCATGGTGGATATGCCCGCATACCACGCCATGCAGCTCGCGCTTGGTCACTTCGTGGGCGATGGCTTCTTCGAAATCGCTGATAAAGCTCACCGCCGTCTTGACCTTGTGTTTCAGATACGCCGACAACGACCAGTAGCCATAGCCATACCGTGCACGCCAGTGGTTGAGCCAGCGGTTCAGCGTGAGGGTGAACTCGTAGGCCGAATCACCGAGGAACGCCAGCCAGCGGTGGTAGCGAGTAATCACATCAAACTGGTCGCCGTGGATGACCAGCAAGTGGCGGCCATCGGCGGTGACGTGCACGGCCTCGTCCACCAGTTGGATATTGCCCAGGATCAGCTTGGAGTAGCGGCGCAGGAATTCGTCATGGTTGCCGGTGACATAGATCACTTCGGTGCCGCGCTTGGCCATGGTCAGCAGGCGGCGGATCACGTTGGTGTGGGCCTGGGGCCAATACATGCCGCCGCGCATCTTCCAGCCGTCGATGATATCGCCCACCAGGTACACCTTGTCGGCGTGGTAGCCCTTGAGAAACTGCGACAAATGTTCGGCCTGGCAATCCCGGGTGCCCAGGTGCACATCGGAAATCCACAGGGTACGCACCCGTTGCTTGCGGCTGGGCTTGGTGAACTCGGCACTGGTCATGGGCATACCTCGACGGTGTTTTCGCGAGCTTGCGCCCTGGCGATTAATAGCCCATGACAGTCGTGCGTCAGTCTGATGACAGCGCCAGCCCGGCGCAAAGCGTTGTAGACTGGCGCCTGCAGCCAAGGAGACCGCGATGAGCCCAGCCCTCACGCTACGCCACTACACCGAAGCGCCCCTCGCCCACAGCCATGACCATGCGCAGTTGGTGTTTGGCCTGTCCGGCCACTTGGACCTGGAAGTCGATGGCCGTGGCAGCCAGGTGCGCGAAAGCAGCGTGATGGTGCTGCCCTTCTCCGCCCACCACGCTTGCGGCAGTCGCGATGGCAGCCGCTGCCTGGTGCTGGACGTGCCCACCGAGCACTGGGTAGTGCAATCCCTGGGCGAACATGCCGATGCCTGCCAGCGCCTGCTCGATCAACCCACGCGCCTGGCCCTGGATGCACGGCAACACCATCTGGTGCAATGGCTGGCCCACAGCCCGGTGGATGACCCGCTGATCGCCCAGCAAGGGGCGGTGCTGTTGCTGGCCAGCCTCAATCACCCGCTGGCCCAACCGCTGCCGGGCCGACGGCTGCCCTATGCGGCGTTCAATGCGCATATCGAGCGGCACCTGGCGCACCCGCTGCAAGTCGCCGACCTGGCGCGCATCGCCGACCTCTCCGTGGCCCGCCTGCACGCACGCTTCGTCGCCGAATGCGGGCAGACGCCGATGGACTATATCCGCAGCCGCCGCCTGCAGATGGCCCTGGGCTTGCTGCGCGAAACACCGCTGCCGATCGGCGCGGTGGCCGAACGTGTCGGCTATGGGTCGCAAAGTGCGTTTGCAGCGGCGATGTTGCGCGAGTTCGGCGCGTCCCCCGGTGCGTTACGCCGCCGCGCCTGAGCAAGAGCCCTGCGCTATAAATCGCGAGCCGCGCGACAGACATCCGCAGCGGTAACCTTCTAGACTGCGAGGCTGTCACTCCCGTTGGTTCAAGGATCGCAATGACTCCCCGTTCAGCCCTCGGCGCCCTGCATATCGGCGCATTGATGTTTGGCCTCACCGGCGTTTTCGGCAAACTGGCGGCGGCCTCGCCGTCCATCATCGTATTTGGCCGCGCCGTGTTCGCGGTCATTGCCCTGGCGATATTTGCCCGGTTTGCCAGTAACACCGCGTGGAAAAAACTCGAGCTGCGCGACTGGCGCCGCCTGCTGGTGAGCGGTGTGTTACTGGCGGCACACTGGGTGACATTCTTTATTGCGGTCAAAGTAGCCGGCGTGGCCGTGGCGACCCTGGGGTTCACCGCATTCCCGGCGTTTACCGTGATCCTCGAAGGCTTGATCTTCCGCGAACGCATCCGCGCCAATGAAGTGCTGCTGGTGGCGCTGGTCACGGTTGGCCTGGTGTTGGTCACCCCGGACTTCAACCTCGCCAGCGAGGCCACCGGCGGCCTGCTCTGGGGCATCGCCTCGGGGCTGCTGTTCTCGTTGCTGTCGCTGAACAATCGCGCCAGTTCCGGGCGGATTCCGGCAGTGCAGGCGGCGCTGTGCCAGAACGTGGTGGTAGCGGTGTGCCTGGTGCCTGTGGCGGCACCGGGGCTGGCCGAAGTGCGCGCGCTGGATTGGCTGTGGATCGGCCTGCTCGGGGTGTTTTGCACCGGCCTGGCCCACAGCCTGTTTGTCGCCAGCCTCGCGGTGATCAAGGCACGGACGGCCTCGGTGGTGTTTGCCATGGAACCGCTCTACGGCATCACCGTGGCGTGGCTGCTGTTCGCCGAAACACCGACACTGCGCATGTTGCTGGGCGGCGCACTGATCATCGT
It contains:
- the phhA gene encoding phenylalanine 4-monooxygenase: MKQTQYVAREPDAQGFIHYPPEEHAVWNTLITRQLKVIEGRACQEYLDGIDKLGLPLDRIPQLSEINQVLAETTGWQVARVPALIPFQTFFELLASKQFPVATFIRTREELDYLQEPDIFHEIFGHCPLLTNPWFAEFTHTYGKLGLAATKEQRVYLARLYWMTIEFGLVDTPAGLRIYGGGILSSPKETVYSLSSEPEHQAFDPLEAMRTPYRIDILQPLYFVLPELKRLFEVAQEDIMGMVERGMQLGLHAPKFPPKPKAA
- a CDS encoding 4a-hydroxytetrahydrobiopterin dehydratase, encoding MTTLNQAHCEACRADAPQVSDEELPVLLKQIPDWNIEVRDGVMQLEKVFLFKNFKFALAFTNAMGEISEAEGHHPGLLTEWGKVTVTWWSHSIKGLHRNDFIMAARTDEVAKDAEGRK
- a CDS encoding amino acid aminotransferase encodes the protein MHFDAIGRVPGDPILGLMDLYAQDPNPNKFDLGVGVYKDDQGLTPIPRSVKLAEQRLVDSQTTKTYIGGHGDAAFGRLISELVLGADSALLRDRRAGATQTPGGTGALRLSADFIAHSLPGRGVWLSNPTWPIHETIFAKAGIKVSHYPYVGADNRLDVPAMLATLATVPKGDVVLLHACCHNPTGFDLSQDDWRQVLQIVRERQLLPLIDFAYQGFGDSLEQDAWAVRLFAAELPEVLVTSSCSKNFGLYRDRVGALIVCTADAEKLTDVRSQLANTARNLWSTPPDHGAAVVATILGDAELKQLWSDEVEAMRSRIAHLRSGLVEALAPHGLSERFAHIGAQRGMFSYTGLSAEQVKLLREKHSVYMVSSGRASVAGIDATRLTLLAAAIADVSN
- a CDS encoding UDP-2,3-diacylglucosamine diphosphatase, which encodes MTSAEFTKPSRKQRVRTLWISDVHLGTRDCQAEHLSQFLKGYHADKVYLVGDIIDGWKMRGGMYWPQAHTNVIRRLLTMAKRGTEVIYVTGNHDEFLRRYSKLILGNIQLVDEAVHVTADGRHLLVIHGDQFDVITRYHRWLAFLGDSAYEFTLTLNRWLNHWRARYGYGYWSLSAYLKHKVKTAVSFISDFEEAIAHEVTKRELHGVVCGHIHHAEIRKVGAVDYLNCGDWVESCTALIEHWDGSIELYRLADAQAKEAQLKAEMVAG
- a CDS encoding AraC family transcriptional regulator — encoded protein: MSPALTLRHYTEAPLAHSHDHAQLVFGLSGHLDLEVDGRGSQVRESSVMVLPFSAHHACGSRDGSRCLVLDVPTEHWVVQSLGEHADACQRLLDQPTRLALDARQHHLVQWLAHSPVDDPLIAQQGAVLLLASLNHPLAQPLPGRRLPYAAFNAHIERHLAHPLQVADLARIADLSVARLHARFVAECGQTPMDYIRSRRLQMALGLLRETPLPIGAVAERVGYGSQSAFAAAMLREFGASPGALRRRA
- a CDS encoding DMT family transporter; this translates as MTPRSALGALHIGALMFGLTGVFGKLAAASPSIIVFGRAVFAVIALAIFARFASNTAWKKLELRDWRRLLVSGVLLAAHWVTFFIAVKVAGVAVATLGFTAFPAFTVILEGLIFRERIRANEVLLVALVTVGLVLVTPDFNLASEATGGLLWGIASGLLFSLLSLNNRASSGRIPAVQAALCQNVVVAVCLVPVAAPGLAEVRALDWLWIGLLGVFCTGLAHSLFVASLAVIKARTASVVFAMEPLYGITVAWLLFAETPTLRMLLGGALIIVAIVLSGLMGSASQAKQPTATA